One genomic segment of Macaca fascicularis isolate 582-1 chromosome 19, T2T-MFA8v1.1 includes these proteins:
- the SYNGR4 gene encoding synaptogyrin-4 isoform X1, translating into MHIPESLQDLASSEAVQFLRRPKTVTRVFEGVFSLIIFSSLLTDGYQNKMESPQLHCILNSNNVACSFAVVAGFLAFFSCLAFLVLDTQETHIADTRFKTAFQLLDLILAVLWAVVWFVGFCFLANQWQHSPPKAFLLGSSSARAAIAFTFFSILVWIFQAYLAFQDLRNDAPVPYKRSLDEGGMVLTTLPSPSATSSVNMPTTGPNSLSYASSALSPCLTAPKAPRLAMMPDN; encoded by the exons ATGCACATCCCCGAAAGCCTCCAGGACCTGGCCAGCAGCGAAGCCgtgcagtttctgagaaggcccAAGACCGTCACGCGGGTCTTCGAGGGG GTCTTCTCCCTGATTATCTTCTCATCCCTGCTGACGGATGGCTACCAGAACAAGATGGAGTCTCCGCAGCTCCATTGCATTCTCAACAGCAACAATGTGGCCTGCAGCTTTGCCGTGGTAGCTGGCTTCCTGGCCTTCTTCAGCTGCCTGGCCTTCCTCGTCCTGGACACCCAGGAGACCCACATTGCTGACACCCGCTTCAAGACAGCCTTCCAGCTCCTGGACCTCATCCTGGCTG TTCTCTGGGCAGTTGTCTGGTTCGTGGGTTTCTGCTTCCTGGCCAACCAGTGGCAGCATTCGCCGCCCAAAGCGTTCCTCCTGGGGAGCAGCAGTGCCCGGGCGGCCATCGCCTTCACCTTCTTCTCCATCCTTGTCTGG ATATTCCAGGCCTACCTGGCATTCCAGGACCTCCGAAATGATGCTCCAGTCCCTTACAAGCGCTCCCTGGATGAGGGCGGCATGGTGCTGACCACCCTCCCCTCGCCCTCCGCCACCAGCTCTGTGAACATGCCCACCACTGGCCCCAACAGCCTGAGTTATGCCAGCTCTGCCCTGTCCCCTTGTCTGACCGCTCCAAAGGCCCCCCGCCTCGCTATGATGCCTGACAACTAA
- the SYNGR4 gene encoding synaptogyrin-4 isoform X3, with protein sequence MHIPESLQDLASSEAVQFLRRPKTVTRVFEGVFSLIIFSSLLTDGYQNKMESPQLHCILNSNNVACSFAVVAGFLAFFSCLAFLVLDTQETHIADTRFKTAFQLLDLILAVLWAVVWFVGFCFLANQWQHSPPKAFLLGSSSARAAIAFTFFSILVWASPQPSPSPDLPSPSQPSARCFLPTDIPGLPGIPGPPK encoded by the exons ATGCACATCCCCGAAAGCCTCCAGGACCTGGCCAGCAGCGAAGCCgtgcagtttctgagaaggcccAAGACCGTCACGCGGGTCTTCGAGGGG GTCTTCTCCCTGATTATCTTCTCATCCCTGCTGACGGATGGCTACCAGAACAAGATGGAGTCTCCGCAGCTCCATTGCATTCTCAACAGCAACAATGTGGCCTGCAGCTTTGCCGTGGTAGCTGGCTTCCTGGCCTTCTTCAGCTGCCTGGCCTTCCTCGTCCTGGACACCCAGGAGACCCACATTGCTGACACCCGCTTCAAGACAGCCTTCCAGCTCCTGGACCTCATCCTGGCTG TTCTCTGGGCAGTTGTCTGGTTCGTGGGTTTCTGCTTCCTGGCCAACCAGTGGCAGCATTCGCCGCCCAAAGCGTTCCTCCTGGGGAGCAGCAGTGCCCGGGCGGCCATCGCCTTCACCTTCTTCTCCATCCTTGTCTGG GCCAGTCCCCAGCCCAGTCCCTCTCCTGACCTGCCCAGCCCAAGCCAGCCTTCAGCACGCTGTTTTCTGCCCACAGATATTCCAGGCCTACCTGGCATTCCAGGACCTCCGAAATGA
- the SYNGR4 gene encoding synaptogyrin-4 isoform X5: MHIPESLQDLASSEAVQFLRRPKTVTRVFEGVFSLIIFSSLLTDGYQNKMESPQLHCILNSNNVACSFAVVAGFLAFFSCLAFLVLDTQETHIADTRFKTAFQLLDLILADIPGLPGIPGPPK; encoded by the exons ATGCACATCCCCGAAAGCCTCCAGGACCTGGCCAGCAGCGAAGCCgtgcagtttctgagaaggcccAAGACCGTCACGCGGGTCTTCGAGGGG GTCTTCTCCCTGATTATCTTCTCATCCCTGCTGACGGATGGCTACCAGAACAAGATGGAGTCTCCGCAGCTCCATTGCATTCTCAACAGCAACAATGTGGCCTGCAGCTTTGCCGTGGTAGCTGGCTTCCTGGCCTTCTTCAGCTGCCTGGCCTTCCTCGTCCTGGACACCCAGGAGACCCACATTGCTGACACCCGCTTCAAGACAGCCTTCCAGCTCCTGGACCTCATCCTGGCTG ATATTCCAGGCCTACCTGGCATTCCAGGACCTCCGAAATGA
- the SYNGR4 gene encoding synaptogyrin-4 isoform X2, with protein MSRAPGQAFYTGTWVWWQKESVEEAGVFSLIIFSSLLTDGYQNKMESPQLHCILNSNNVACSFAVVAGFLAFFSCLAFLVLDTQETHIADTRFKTAFQLLDLILAVLWAVVWFVGFCFLANQWQHSPPKAFLLGSSSARAAIAFTFFSILVWIFQAYLAFQDLRNDAPVPYKRSLDEGGMVLTTLPSPSATSSVNMPTTGPNSLSYASSALSPCLTAPKAPRLAMMPDN; from the exons ATGTCCCGGGCACCGGGCCAAGCATTTTATACGGGTACCTGGGTTTGGTGGCAGAAGGAGAgtgtggaggaggcaggg GTCTTCTCCCTGATTATCTTCTCATCCCTGCTGACGGATGGCTACCAGAACAAGATGGAGTCTCCGCAGCTCCATTGCATTCTCAACAGCAACAATGTGGCCTGCAGCTTTGCCGTGGTAGCTGGCTTCCTGGCCTTCTTCAGCTGCCTGGCCTTCCTCGTCCTGGACACCCAGGAGACCCACATTGCTGACACCCGCTTCAAGACAGCCTTCCAGCTCCTGGACCTCATCCTGGCTG TTCTCTGGGCAGTTGTCTGGTTCGTGGGTTTCTGCTTCCTGGCCAACCAGTGGCAGCATTCGCCGCCCAAAGCGTTCCTCCTGGGGAGCAGCAGTGCCCGGGCGGCCATCGCCTTCACCTTCTTCTCCATCCTTGTCTGG ATATTCCAGGCCTACCTGGCATTCCAGGACCTCCGAAATGATGCTCCAGTCCCTTACAAGCGCTCCCTGGATGAGGGCGGCATGGTGCTGACCACCCTCCCCTCGCCCTCCGCCACCAGCTCTGTGAACATGCCCACCACTGGCCCCAACAGCCTGAGTTATGCCAGCTCTGCCCTGTCCCCTTGTCTGACCGCTCCAAAGGCCCCCCGCCTCGCTATGATGCCTGACAACTAA
- the SYNGR4 gene encoding synaptogyrin-4 isoform X6 has product MSRAPGQAFYTGTWVWWQKESVEEAGVFSLIIFSSLLTDGYQNKMESPQLHCILNSNNVACSFAVVAGFLAFFSCLAFLVLDTQETHIADTRFKTAFQLLDLILADIPGLPGIPGPPK; this is encoded by the exons ATGTCCCGGGCACCGGGCCAAGCATTTTATACGGGTACCTGGGTTTGGTGGCAGAAGGAGAgtgtggaggaggcaggg GTCTTCTCCCTGATTATCTTCTCATCCCTGCTGACGGATGGCTACCAGAACAAGATGGAGTCTCCGCAGCTCCATTGCATTCTCAACAGCAACAATGTGGCCTGCAGCTTTGCCGTGGTAGCTGGCTTCCTGGCCTTCTTCAGCTGCCTGGCCTTCCTCGTCCTGGACACCCAGGAGACCCACATTGCTGACACCCGCTTCAAGACAGCCTTCCAGCTCCTGGACCTCATCCTGGCTG ATATTCCAGGCCTACCTGGCATTCCAGGACCTCCGAAATGA
- the SYNGR4 gene encoding synaptogyrin-4 isoform X4 produces MESPQLHCILNSNNVACSFAVVAGFLAFFSCLAFLVLDTQETHIADTRFKTAFQLLDLILAVLWAVVWFVGFCFLANQWQHSPPKAFLLGSSSARAAIAFTFFSILVWIFQAYLAFQDLRNDAPVPYKRSLDEGGMVLTTLPSPSATSSVNMPTTGPNSLSYASSALSPCLTAPKAPRLAMMPDN; encoded by the exons ATGGAGTCTCCGCAGCTCCATTGCATTCTCAACAGCAACAATGTGGCCTGCAGCTTTGCCGTGGTAGCTGGCTTCCTGGCCTTCTTCAGCTGCCTGGCCTTCCTCGTCCTGGACACCCAGGAGACCCACATTGCTGACACCCGCTTCAAGACAGCCTTCCAGCTCCTGGACCTCATCCTGGCTG TTCTCTGGGCAGTTGTCTGGTTCGTGGGTTTCTGCTTCCTGGCCAACCAGTGGCAGCATTCGCCGCCCAAAGCGTTCCTCCTGGGGAGCAGCAGTGCCCGGGCGGCCATCGCCTTCACCTTCTTCTCCATCCTTGTCTGG ATATTCCAGGCCTACCTGGCATTCCAGGACCTCCGAAATGATGCTCCAGTCCCTTACAAGCGCTCCCTGGATGAGGGCGGCATGGTGCTGACCACCCTCCCCTCGCCCTCCGCCACCAGCTCTGTGAACATGCCCACCACTGGCCCCAACAGCCTGAGTTATGCCAGCTCTGCCCTGTCCCCTTGTCTGACCGCTCCAAAGGCCCCCCGCCTCGCTATGATGCCTGACAACTAA
- the KDELR1 gene encoding ER lumen protein-retaining receptor 1, whose translation MNLFRFLGDLSHLLAIILLLLKIWKSRSCAGISGKSQVLFAVVFTARYLDLFTNYISLYNTCMKVVYIACSFTTVWLIYSKFKATYDGNHDTFRVEFLVVPTAILAFLVNHDFTPLEILWTFSIYLESVAILPQLFMVSKTGEAETITSHYLFALGVYRTLYLFNWIWRYHFEGFFDLIAIVAGLVQTVLYCDFFYLYITKVLKGKKLSLPA comes from the exons ATGAATCTCTTCCGATTCCTGGGAGACCTCTCCCACCTCCTCGCCATCATCTTGCTACTGCTCAAAATCTGGAAGTCCCGCTCGTGTGCCG GAATTTCAGGGAAGAGCCAGGTCCTGTTTGCTGTGGTGTTCACTGCCCGATATCTGGACCTCTTCACCAACTACATCTCACTCTACAACACGTGTATGAAG GTGGTCTACATAGCCTGCTCCTTCACCACGGTCTGGTTGATTTATAGCAAGTTCAAAGCCACTTACGATGGGAACCATGACACATTCAGAGTGGAGTTCCTGGTCGTTCCCACAGCCATTCTGGCATTCCTGGTCAATCATGACTTCACCCCTCTGGAG ATCCTCTGGACCTTCTCCATCTACCTGGAGTCGGTGGCCATCTTGCCGCAGCTGTTCATGGTGAGCAAGACTGGCGAGGCGGAGACCATCACCAGCCACTACTTGTTTGCGCTGGGCGTTTACCGCACGCTCTATCTCTTCAACTGGATCTGGCGCTACCATTTCGAAGGCTTCTTCGACCTCATCGCCATCGTGGCAGGCCTGGTCCAGACAGTCCTCTACTGCGATTTCTTCTACCTCTATATCACCAAAG TCCTAAAGGGGAAGAAGTTGAGTTTGCCGGCATAG